One Athene noctua chromosome 32, bAthNoc1.hap1.1, whole genome shotgun sequence genomic region harbors:
- the LOC141972297 gene encoding maestro heat-like repeat-containing protein family member 7 yields the protein MVLTGLNTLSKTPEMARKLAVLLPDILETLTDANANVKTKALVLFISVMGHMEREEANLISLSLAEKLLPLFDDECSRVRELSIRLFQDMMKTVVGRNKKKMLKTVQSVLLPLLLHTNEEIESVAKASRDTLHASAKFLGLRRLSSVAKTGQTPLIGECLITHRRSRVEEYLLQSLPYLKDPQATVREEAVRFIGLAARRQSILSQERLWHICDALLPLGKDTEFSIRSLAAKTISVLTIEQSPTSRWSLRSLCCWL from the exons atggtgctcacgggcctcaacACGCTGTCGAAAACACCTGAAATg gccagaaaactcgcGGTGCTGCTCCCCGACATcctggagaccctgacagatgcCAATGCCAATGTCAAGACGAAGGCCCTGGTGTTGTTCATCAGCGTGATGGGTcacatggagagggaagaggccaacctcatctccctgagcctggcggagaagctcctgcccctcttcgatgat gagtgcagccgcgtgcgggagctctccatccgcctcttccaAGACATGATGAAGACcgtggtggggagaaacaagaaaaaaatgttgaagacagtgcagagtgtgctgctcccactgttacTGCACACCAACGAGGAgatcgagagcgtggccaag gcttcccgggacaccctccaCGCTTCTGCCAAGTTCCTGGGCCtgaggaggctcagctctgtggccaagacagggcagacacccctgatcggagagtgcttg ataacgcacaggaggagcagggtggaggagtatctgctccagagcctgccctacctgaaggaccctcaggccaccgtgcgggaggaggccgtcaggttcatcg gtcttgctgcgcggcgccagagcatcctcagccaggagaggctgtggcacatCTGCGATG cgctcctgcccttggggaaagacaCTGAATTCtccatcaggtccctggcagccaAGACCATCTCGGTCCTGACCATAGAGCAGAGTCCGACATcgagatggagcctgcggtcgctgtgctgctggctctga